One Sediminicola sp. YIK13 DNA segment encodes these proteins:
- the gdhA gene encoding NADP-specific glutamate dehydrogenase, which translates to MEAKIKAFMEEVISRNGHEPEFIQAVHEVAETVIPYIAKHDIYNGKNILLRMVEPERLISFRVSWVDDDGEIHVNRGYRIQMNSAIGPYKGGLRFHPTVNASILKFLAFEQVFKNSLTTLPMGGGKGGSDFDPKGKSDDEVMRFCHAFMTELCRHIGPNTDVPAGDIGVGAREIGFLFGMYKKIRNEFTGVLTGKGRSWGGSLIRPEATGYGTVYFAQSMLQTRGKDFSGKNVVISGSGNVAQFAAEKAIQLGAKVLTLSDSQGYIFDKDGIDTEKLEFVMDLKNNKRGRISEYVDTYKSATFHNGATPWEVACDIALPCATQNELGGDDAKELIKNGCICVAEGANMPSTPEAIHEFHTAKILFAPGKASNAGGVATSGLEMSQNSLRISWTREEVDGRLKDIMEDIHDSCIEYGKDEDGYCNYVRGANIAGFVKVADAMLAQGVI; encoded by the coding sequence ATGGAAGCAAAGATTAAAGCGTTTATGGAAGAGGTGATATCTCGAAATGGACACGAACCAGAATTCATTCAGGCAGTTCATGAAGTAGCTGAAACCGTAATACCATATATAGCAAAACACGATATCTACAATGGTAAGAACATCCTTTTGAGGATGGTAGAGCCAGAAAGATTGATATCCTTTAGGGTTTCTTGGGTTGATGACGATGGGGAGATCCATGTAAACAGGGGGTATAGGATTCAAATGAATTCGGCTATTGGACCTTATAAAGGTGGTTTGCGTTTTCACCCAACTGTAAATGCCAGTATTCTTAAATTCTTGGCTTTTGAGCAAGTGTTTAAAAATAGTTTGACCACATTGCCTATGGGTGGTGGTAAAGGAGGATCTGATTTTGATCCTAAAGGAAAGTCAGACGACGAAGTAATGCGTTTTTGCCATGCCTTTATGACTGAATTATGCAGACATATTGGTCCAAATACCGATGTTCCTGCAGGAGATATAGGAGTAGGCGCCAGGGAAATAGGTTTCTTGTTCGGTATGTACAAGAAGATAAGAAATGAGTTTACCGGAGTTTTAACTGGTAAAGGCCGTTCTTGGGGTGGTTCCTTAATACGTCCGGAAGCGACTGGTTATGGTACCGTGTATTTTGCTCAGAGCATGTTGCAAACAAGAGGTAAAGATTTTTCAGGTAAAAATGTGGTAATTTCTGGATCAGGAAATGTGGCTCAGTTTGCAGCGGAAAAAGCGATACAACTGGGCGCTAAAGTGTTGACTCTTTCAGATTCTCAAGGGTATATTTTTGATAAGGACGGTATTGACACTGAGAAGTTGGAATTTGTCATGGACTTGAAAAATAACAAAAGAGGTCGTATTTCTGAATATGTAGATACATACAAATCAGCTACCTTCCATAATGGTGCAACCCCTTGGGAAGTTGCCTGTGATATTGCGTTGCCTTGTGCAACACAAAATGAGTTGGGTGGCGATGACGCAAAAGAATTGATTAAAAACGGATGTATTTGTGTTGCAGAAGGTGCAAATATGCCTTCTACGCCCGAAGCGATTCATGAATTCCATACGGCTAAAATATTATTCGCACCAGGAAAGGCTTCCAATGCCGGTGGGGTTGCTACCTCTGGTTTGGAAATGTCACAAAACTCACTTCGTATTAGTTGGACTCGTGAAGAGGTTGATGGCCGTTTAAAAGATATTATGGAGGACATCCACGATTCTTGTATAGAATACGGTAAGGATGAGGATGGATATTGCAACTATGTAAGAGGAGCGAATATCGCTGGCTTTGTAAAAGTTGCTGATGCTATGCTTGCTCAAGGGGTAATCTAA
- a CDS encoding TonB-dependent receptor plug domain-containing protein: MKFSVNMRNIIFVVCFLVFQMVQAQEFVILDAENKEPIPNVAIYNNDKSKTVISDLFGKADLGIFSANERIIFKHIGYQLKKTSKTILSKRENKRVYLTMNAEQLDEVVMSISKWEQQRKDIPQKITSIDAKTIAFTSPQTSADLLQNSGKVFVQKSQLGGGSPMIRGFATNRLLITVDGIRMNNAIFRGGNIQNIISIDPFTIKNTEVIFGPGSVIYGSDAIGGVMNFYTQTPQLAIGDSLRIKGNMDYRYSSANNENTWHADLNYGKRKWGLLTSVSYSDFGDLKMGKNGPESYLRNNYVIPSETGDQFVVNPNPRKQVPSGYDQINAMQKVTYKPNNFWDLDMGLFYSETSDYSRYDRLIRPNRAGDGLRSAEWYYGPQKWFMANLQAEQKGKGKFYDGLKITNAYQHFQESRNERGFQDPILYSTAEKVDALSSNIDFENKRMGDFRLYYGGEYVFNKINSEGSQKDIETNEVTGSASRYPDGSTWQTLAGYFNVEYKLKPNMTILTGLRYSHVWINADFDTTYYSFPFQEAKLSTGALTGSLGLSWLPKPDLQVTWNGSTGFRAPNIDDIGKIFDSEPGAVIVPNPDLQPEYAYNMEVGIQKNFKDKLVLKGAAFYTYLVDALVRRDYQFNGQDEIEYNGETSRVQAIQNAAKAYVYGIEFGMEAFFTENLSMQSNLTITEGIEEEEDGTDSPGRHVAPTFGDVHVIWKNQRFKADLFLAYNGEISNDNLAASEIGKAFIYELDANGNPYSPSWYTLNVRSQYELSSSLKLTASLENITNQRYRPYSSGITAAGTNLILGVGYHF, from the coding sequence ATGAAGTTTTCAGTTAATATGCGCAATATAATTTTCGTTGTCTGTTTCTTAGTTTTTCAGATGGTTCAGGCCCAGGAATTTGTCATTTTAGATGCCGAGAACAAAGAGCCCATTCCCAATGTGGCCATATATAATAATGACAAAAGCAAAACTGTAATTTCAGATCTGTTTGGTAAGGCCGATTTAGGTATTTTTTCCGCAAACGAGCGCATCATTTTTAAACACATCGGATATCAATTAAAAAAAACTTCCAAGACCATATTGTCGAAAAGGGAGAATAAGAGGGTGTACTTGACCATGAATGCGGAACAATTGGATGAAGTGGTCATGTCCATTTCCAAATGGGAACAGCAGCGAAAAGATATTCCTCAAAAGATAACATCCATAGATGCGAAGACTATTGCTTTTACATCCCCTCAAACTTCAGCTGACCTTCTGCAAAATAGCGGAAAGGTCTTTGTGCAGAAAAGCCAACTAGGTGGAGGGAGCCCAATGATAAGGGGATTTGCCACGAACCGACTTTTAATTACGGTAGACGGCATCCGTATGAACAATGCCATTTTTCGCGGGGGCAATATCCAAAATATTATTTCAATTGACCCGTTTACCATAAAAAACACGGAGGTGATTTTCGGGCCCGGCTCGGTGATTTATGGTAGCGATGCCATAGGAGGGGTCATGAACTTTTATACCCAGACTCCGCAATTGGCCATTGGGGATAGCCTTCGTATTAAGGGGAATATGGATTATAGGTACTCCTCAGCCAACAATGAAAATACATGGCATGCCGATCTCAATTACGGGAAAAGAAAATGGGGGCTGCTCACTAGTGTGTCCTATTCGGATTTTGGGGATTTAAAAATGGGGAAGAATGGCCCTGAATCATACTTGAGAAACAATTATGTAATACCCTCGGAGACCGGCGACCAATTTGTGGTAAATCCTAATCCTAGGAAACAGGTGCCTTCTGGTTACGACCAGATCAATGCGATGCAAAAAGTAACCTATAAGCCTAATAACTTTTGGGATCTGGACATGGGTTTGTTTTATTCGGAGACCTCAGATTATTCTAGATATGACAGATTGATAAGGCCCAACAGGGCTGGTGACGGTCTAAGGTCCGCAGAATGGTATTATGGACCCCAGAAATGGTTTATGGCCAATCTTCAGGCAGAACAAAAGGGTAAAGGGAAATTTTATGACGGATTAAAGATTACCAACGCTTACCAACATTTTCAAGAGAGTAGAAATGAAAGGGGCTTTCAGGATCCTATTTTGTATTCTACGGCCGAAAAAGTAGATGCTCTTTCCTCCAATATAGATTTTGAAAATAAGCGTATGGGCGATTTTCGCCTGTATTATGGGGGGGAATATGTTTTCAATAAAATTAATTCTGAAGGCAGTCAAAAGGATATCGAGACCAACGAGGTAACAGGTTCCGCCTCTAGGTATCCAGATGGGTCTACCTGGCAGACATTGGCGGGTTATTTCAACGTAGAGTATAAGTTGAAACCCAATATGACCATCCTAACAGGATTGCGATATAGTCATGTCTGGATCAATGCAGACTTTGATACCACATATTACAGTTTTCCTTTTCAAGAGGCCAAACTGAGTACAGGGGCCTTGACTGGAAGCCTTGGGCTTAGTTGGTTGCCCAAACCTGACCTGCAGGTCACCTGGAATGGGTCTACTGGATTTAGAGCCCCCAATATTGATGATATAGGAAAGATTTTTGATTCCGAACCGGGTGCTGTGATAGTTCCAAATCCAGATTTACAGCCGGAATATGCCTATAACATGGAGGTAGGGATCCAGAAAAATTTTAAGGACAAGCTCGTTCTTAAAGGTGCTGCGTTCTACACCTATCTTGTTGATGCTTTGGTAAGGCGCGATTATCAGTTCAATGGTCAGGATGAAATAGAATACAATGGCGAGACCAGTAGGGTGCAGGCAATACAGAATGCAGCCAAAGCCTATGTTTATGGCATTGAATTTGGGATGGAGGCTTTTTTTACGGAAAATCTTTCAATGCAATCCAACCTAACGATTACAGAGGGCATCGAAGAGGAGGAAGATGGTACGGATTCTCCAGGAAGACATGTGGCACCTACTTTTGGGGATGTTCATGTCATTTGGAAGAATCAAAGATTTAAGGCCGATCTGTTCCTCGCCTATAATGGTGAGATTTCCAATGATAATTTGGCGGCTTCGGAAATCGGCAAGGCCTTTATATATGAGTTGGATGCCAATGGCAACCCTTATTCCCCATCATGGTATACGCTAAATGTACGTTCCCAGTATGAATTAAGCAGTAGCCTTAAACTCACGGCCAGTTTGGAAAATATAACAAATCAAAGATACCGTCCGTATTCCTCTGGCATTACAGCGGCAGGAACCAATTTGATATTGGGCGTGGGGTACCATTTTTAA
- the recO gene encoding DNA repair protein RecO has translation MQITTKAIVLSGLKYGDTSLIVKAFTEQSGLKTYLLKGVLASKKGNIKSAYFQPLMQLELVAYHKNKGTMESIREVRVCYHYESLHTNITKNAMTLFLAEMLSNSIFEEEENQELFQFIEASLQWLDTHDEISNFHLYFLLRLTKYFGFFPQRDEADAPYFDLMAGEFVNTTTLNPMLYGENLNYFKAFLGIKFDELHSVKMKKVNRQELLKSLILYFELHLQGFRKPKSLAVLNEVFS, from the coding sequence ATGCAGATTACCACCAAGGCAATTGTTCTTTCAGGGCTCAAATACGGAGACACTAGTCTTATCGTAAAGGCGTTCACGGAGCAAAGTGGTCTAAAAACATATCTATTAAAAGGGGTATTGGCCTCCAAAAAAGGGAACATTAAATCGGCTTATTTTCAGCCCTTGATGCAATTGGAGCTGGTAGCCTACCACAAAAATAAAGGTACCATGGAGAGTATTAGGGAGGTTCGGGTATGCTACCATTACGAATCCCTGCATACGAACATTACAAAAAATGCGATGACCTTATTTTTAGCAGAAATGCTTTCCAATAGCATTTTTGAGGAAGAGGAAAACCAAGAGCTCTTCCAATTTATAGAGGCATCCCTGCAATGGTTGGATACCCACGATGAAATTTCCAATTTTCACTTGTATTTTTTACTCAGATTGACCAAGTATTTTGGTTTTTTTCCACAGCGGGATGAAGCGGATGCGCCCTATTTTGATTTGATGGCAGGAGAGTTTGTAAATACCACTACCTTGAACCCTATGTTATACGGTGAAAACTTAAATTATTTTAAAGCGTTTTTGGGCATAAAATTTGATGAGTTACATTCTGTAAAAATGAAAAAGGTGAACCGGCAAGAATTGCTAAAATCACTGATTTTATATTTTGAATTACATTTACAGGGATTTCGAAAACCAAAATCCTTGGCAGTTTTAAATGAAGTTTTCAGTTAA